A window of the Cicer arietinum cultivar CDC Frontier isolate Library 1 chromosome 6, Cicar.CDCFrontier_v2.0, whole genome shotgun sequence genome harbors these coding sequences:
- the LOC101495041 gene encoding uncharacterized protein isoform X1 yields MEGKNKPKGSYSSFSSSEFIGSKESTHPSSSLGVFSSMFSSHSPNVVGRESMCFEVNDINAKETWNPILRTQAINEDGIFKSYGGESHNTKVKELSSIYEDKKTEPCKLSSSNSTPKKDVEENDSENASKGDWSKEGLF; encoded by the exons ATGGAAGGAAAAAATAAGCCAAAGGGTTcttattcttcattttcttcttctgaGTTCATAGGCTCCAAAGAGTCAACACATCCATCTTCTTCTCTTGGAGTTTTTAGCTCTATGTTTTCTTCTCATTCCCCTAAT GTGGTTGGGAGAGAATCTATGTGTTTTGAAGTGAATGACATAAATGCCAAGGAGACGTGGAATCCCATACTTCGAACTCAAG CCATAAACGAAGATGGCATATTTAAGAGTTATGGTGGTGAATCTCATAACACAAAAGTCAAAGAATTGAGTTCTATATACGAAGATAAAAAGACTGAACCATGTAAGCTTAGTTCATCAAACTCCACG CCAAAGAAAGATGTTGAAGAAAATGATTCAGAAAATGCTTCAAAAGGAGATTGGTCGAAag AAGGTctcttttga
- the LOC101495586 gene encoding uncharacterized protein gives MEENKKHKDSSSSFTSEVFGSKETYPSSSCGVFCSIFSSQSSNVVLRKESVRSEVISARTIKETWDSILGTKDGIPKGYGGESQKTNTLDMSFIYQDQRIEPCNLCSSINYGGRDIYPHYHSTQNDGRNSLPKNYGEVDDSGIDVRGDWWKGGAYY, from the exons ATGGAAGAAAATAAGAAGCATAAagattcttcttcttcatttacTTCTGAAGTCTTTGGTTCCAAAGAAACATACCCATCTTCTTCTTGTGGAGTTTTTTGTTCTATATTTTCTTCTCAATCCTCTAAT GTGGTGTTACGAAAAGAATCTGTGCGATCTGAAGTGATCAGTGCCAGAACTATCAAGGAGACATGGGACTCTATACTTGGAACAAAGG ATGGCATCCCCAAGGGCTATGGTGGTGAATCTCAGAAAACAAACACTCTCGATATGAGTTTCATCTACCAGGATCAAAGAATTGAACCATGTAATCTTTGCTCATCAATAAATTATGGTGGCAGAGACATTTATCCTCATTATCATAGTACACAAAATGATGGAAGAAACTCATTG CCAAAGAATTATGGAGAAGTAGATGACTCAGGAATTGATGTAAGAGGAGACTGGTGGAAAG GGGGTGCCTATTATTAA
- the LOC101495041 gene encoding uncharacterized protein isoform X2: protein MEGKNKPKGSYSSFSSSEFIGSKESTHPSSSLGVFSSMFSSHSPNVVGRESMCFEVNDINAKETWNPILRTQAINEDGIFKSYGGESHNTKVKELSSIYEDKKTEPCKLSSSNSTPKKDVEENDSENASKGDWSKGTW from the exons ATGGAAGGAAAAAATAAGCCAAAGGGTTcttattcttcattttcttcttctgaGTTCATAGGCTCCAAAGAGTCAACACATCCATCTTCTTCTCTTGGAGTTTTTAGCTCTATGTTTTCTTCTCATTCCCCTAAT GTGGTTGGGAGAGAATCTATGTGTTTTGAAGTGAATGACATAAATGCCAAGGAGACGTGGAATCCCATACTTCGAACTCAAG CCATAAACGAAGATGGCATATTTAAGAGTTATGGTGGTGAATCTCATAACACAAAAGTCAAAGAATTGAGTTCTATATACGAAGATAAAAAGACTGAACCATGTAAGCTTAGTTCATCAAACTCCACG CCAAAGAAAGATGTTGAAGAAAATGATTCAGAAAATGCTTCAAAAGGAGATTGGTCGAAag GTACATGGTAA